Proteins encoded within one genomic window of Candidatus Methylomirabilota bacterium:
- a CDS encoding class I SAM-dependent methyltransferase, whose product MEQTIDEAAVSRFENETWSRCAESYTDTFHLLTGKTIPLLAGAAGVRRGTRVLDLGAGPGGGTAMLAETGATVAGVDFSHTMVAAARRRHPGLTFHEGDAEVLPFGDGDFDAVVSNLVVHHLARPAAVFREVSRVLAPGGRFAFIVWAAPEEQTGFGVFFAAVQAHHTLEALPHGPLFGVTDRAVYAKLASEAGLQGLQLTKHEVSWEMDRLDPLLRGLCDWGNIAALPSTVQDQIETTTRANAAAYQRGSRFVFPHSVLLGVVAKP is encoded by the coding sequence ATGGAACAGACCATCGATGAAGCCGCAGTCAGCCGCTTCGAGAACGAGACCTGGAGCCGCTGCGCGGAGAGCTACACGGACACGTTCCACCTGCTGACCGGCAAGACGATCCCGCTGCTGGCCGGTGCCGCCGGCGTCCGTCGTGGGACGCGCGTGCTCGACCTGGGCGCGGGCCCAGGCGGCGGGACCGCGATGCTCGCCGAGACCGGCGCCACGGTCGCCGGGGTCGACTTCTCGCACACGATGGTGGCGGCGGCTCGGCGCCGTCATCCCGGGCTCACGTTCCACGAAGGCGACGCGGAGGTCCTTCCGTTTGGCGACGGGGACTTCGACGCGGTCGTGTCGAACCTCGTCGTCCACCACCTGGCGCGACCGGCCGCCGTGTTCCGGGAGGTCTCGCGCGTTCTCGCCCCGGGTGGCCGCTTTGCCTTCATCGTCTGGGCCGCGCCGGAGGAGCAGACCGGCTTCGGTGTGTTCTTTGCGGCCGTCCAGGCCCACCACACGCTCGAGGCGCTGCCGCACGGCCCGCTATTCGGAGTGACCGATCGCGCCGTCTACGCAAAGCTCGCCAGCGAAGCCGGCCTCCAGGGCCTGCAGCTCACGAAGCACGAGGTGTCCTGGGAGATGGATCGGCTCGACCCGTTGCTTCGCGGTCTCTGCGACTGGGGCAACATCGCCGCCCTGCCGAGCACCGTCCAGGACCAAATCGAGACGACGACGCGGGCGAACGCGGCCGCGTACCAGCGGGGCAGCCGTTTCGTGTTCCCGCATTCGGTGCTGCTCGGCGTGGTGGCGAAGCCCTGA
- a CDS encoding acyl carrier protein, protein MPTDTDIAIRIRTALADYLKRDVETIKPGDALRNDLGLDSMATIELLYQIEDTFDVEIPDQDLPRLVTVANVTEYIVEKVGPARPAAGKPGAPQPKAKKKA, encoded by the coding sequence ATGCCAACCGATACGGACATTGCCATTCGCATCCGCACCGCGCTCGCGGACTACCTCAAGCGCGATGTCGAGACGATCAAGCCCGGTGATGCGCTCCGGAACGACCTCGGTCTCGATTCGATGGCCACCATCGAGCTGCTGTACCAGATCGAGGACACCTTCGACGTGGAGATTCCGGATCAGGACCTTCCCCGGCTGGTCACGGTCGCCAACGTGACCGAGTACATCGTGGAGAAAGTGGGGCCCGCCCGGCCGGCGGCGGGAAAGCCAGGAGCCCCGCAACCGAAGGCGAAGAAGAAGGCATGA
- the lpxD gene encoding UDP-3-O-(3-hydroxymyristoyl)glucosamine N-acyltransferase, with protein sequence MTISPLALRDIARAVEGRLIGSPDLTVTGIASLADASDGDLSYIEHDRHLQAATRSRAAAFVVSQEMAGLTRPRIVVANAKYAFARIVEQFFTSPYAARGVAAEVARGRDVEVGADVSIWPFVTLGDRVRIGARVTLYPGVFIGHDSVIGDDSVLYPNVTVRERCSIGRRVIIHSGTVVGSDGFGYVQHDGRHHKIPQIGSVVIEDDVELGANVSVDRATSGRTLIKRGTKVDNLVQIAHNVTIGEHSIVVAQVGIAGSTTVGSGVVIGGQAGLADHLDIGDRVMIAARAGVNRSLTGGQVVSGAPAMPHETSIKAQAVFSRLPELRQHVRALEQRVRALETRSGGSGAKSKKKQKP encoded by the coding sequence ATGACCATATCGCCGCTCGCCCTGCGCGACATCGCCCGGGCCGTGGAGGGTCGGCTCATCGGCTCGCCCGACCTGACCGTGACCGGCATAGCGAGCCTCGCCGACGCGTCCGACGGGGATCTGTCGTACATCGAGCACGATCGCCACCTGCAGGCGGCGACCCGATCCCGGGCGGCCGCGTTCGTGGTCAGCCAGGAGATGGCCGGCCTGACGCGCCCCCGGATCGTGGTCGCCAATGCGAAGTACGCGTTCGCGCGGATCGTCGAGCAATTCTTCACCTCTCCGTATGCTGCTCGCGGCGTCGCCGCCGAGGTCGCCCGCGGCCGGGACGTGGAGGTGGGAGCGGACGTGTCGATCTGGCCGTTCGTCACGCTCGGCGACCGCGTTCGCATCGGAGCCAGGGTCACCCTGTACCCCGGGGTGTTCATCGGCCATGACTCGGTCATCGGGGACGATTCGGTCCTCTATCCCAACGTCACGGTCAGGGAACGCTGCTCGATCGGCCGACGCGTCATCATCCATAGCGGCACGGTCGTCGGCAGCGACGGGTTCGGCTATGTGCAGCACGACGGGCGCCATCACAAGATCCCCCAGATCGGCTCGGTGGTCATCGAGGACGATGTCGAGCTGGGCGCGAACGTATCGGTGGATCGGGCGACGTCCGGGCGGACCCTCATCAAGCGCGGCACCAAGGTGGACAATCTGGTCCAGATCGCCCACAACGTGACGATCGGCGAGCACAGTATTGTGGTCGCGCAGGTGGGGATTGCCGGCAGCACGACCGTCGGCTCCGGTGTGGTGATCGGCGGACAGGCCGGACTGGCCGATCACCTCGACATCGGCGACCGGGTCATGATCGCGGCGCGCGCCGGCGTGAACCGCAGCCTGACGGGGGGCCAGGTCGTCTCCGGCGCGCCCGCCATGCCGCACGAGACCTCGATCAAGGCGCAGGCCGTGTTTTCCCGCTTGCCGGAGCTGCGTCAGCATGTGCGCGCACTGGAACAGCGAGTCAGAGCACTGGAGACTCGCTCCGGTGGCTCCGGCGCCAAGAGCAAGAAGAAGCAGAAGCCGTAG
- a CDS encoding M20 family metallopeptidase → MRDLLDRLDGWRDEQIDFLARLVNHDSGTDDVLDVNRVGAILAERLEGLGFTLRRVATERFGDHLVGEKPGSGPKRFLFVGHYDTVFPSGTAKQRPFRIDEEGRAWGPGVYDMKGGLVALLYALRAHREARTRAWAETTVAVVFNSDEERLSPTSRPVIEAEARRAHSVGILEPARPGGEYVMARKGAGTFQLEVTGKSSHAGLQPELGASAIWDLAQKVAALHALTDFGTGVTVNVGTVRGGERPNVVASRAAAEIDLRAWSQADADAAIAAMRAICERAHVAGTSARFDGRIHFPPWPPGLPGTERLLEIMRAAGRELGVDVRAIKTGGGSDGNHTSAIAPTLDGMGPKGSRAHSEEEFIEVATLLERTRMLALFLNHWAADFEILA, encoded by the coding sequence ATGCGAGATCTCCTGGACCGTCTCGACGGCTGGCGCGACGAGCAGATCGATTTCCTGGCCCGCCTGGTGAACCACGACAGCGGGACCGATGACGTGCTGGACGTCAACCGGGTGGGGGCCATCCTGGCCGAGCGGCTGGAGGGCCTGGGCTTCACGCTCCGCCGGGTCGCCACCGAGCGCTTCGGCGACCACCTGGTCGGCGAGAAGCCGGGGAGCGGCCCCAAGCGCTTCCTCTTCGTCGGCCACTACGACACCGTGTTCCCCTCCGGCACGGCCAAGCAGCGGCCGTTCCGGATCGACGAGGAGGGCCGCGCGTGGGGGCCCGGCGTGTACGACATGAAGGGCGGGCTGGTCGCCCTGCTCTACGCGCTGCGCGCGCACCGGGAAGCGCGCACCCGCGCGTGGGCCGAGACCACCGTCGCCGTGGTGTTCAACTCGGACGAGGAGCGCCTGTCACCGACCTCGCGGCCGGTGATCGAGGCCGAGGCGCGGCGGGCGCACAGCGTGGGCATCCTCGAGCCCGCGCGCCCGGGCGGCGAGTACGTGATGGCGCGCAAGGGGGCGGGGACCTTTCAATTGGAGGTCACGGGCAAGTCGTCCCACGCCGGGCTCCAGCCGGAGCTGGGCGCCAGCGCCATCTGGGACCTGGCGCAGAAGGTGGCCGCGCTGCACGCGCTCACCGACTTCGGCACCGGCGTCACCGTGAACGTGGGCACGGTGCGCGGCGGGGAGCGCCCCAACGTCGTGGCATCCCGCGCCGCCGCCGAGATCGACCTGCGCGCGTGGAGCCAGGCCGACGCGGACGCGGCCATCGCCGCCATGCGCGCGATCTGCGAGCGGGCTCACGTCGCCGGCACCAGCGCGCGCTTCGATGGCCGCATCCACTTCCCGCCGTGGCCACCGGGCCTGCCGGGCACCGAGCGCCTGCTCGAGATCATGCGCGCCGCGGGCCGCGAGCTGGGCGTGGACGTGCGCGCCATCAAGACCGGCGGCGGCTCCGACGGCAACCACACCTCGGCCATCGCCCCCACGCTGGACGGCATGGGTCCCAAGGGCAGCCGCGCCCACAGCGAGGAAGAATTCATCGAGGTCGCCACCCTCCTCGAGCGCACCAGGATGCTCGCTCTCTTCCTCAACCACTGGGCCGCCGACTTCGAGATTCTGGCGTAA
- a CDS encoding BTAD domain-containing putative transcriptional regulator, whose translation MASIRSPRPIAAAALKISLLGRLRIVRAGRAVDLQSKKAQALLGYLALPPGRRHARVHLAALLWGGMGDEQARHNLRQCLSVLRRALGDRAVVGEGNQVYLEAAAVEVDVATLEQADGASAAGFGDGDLLEGLSVGEEAFDEWLADQRARLRALACDRLGQLAADRAAAGAVDDAIETGRRLLAQDPANEDAHRLLMGLYARAGRRSAAVRQYDACVAALQRHLGVAPSAETMRLRETLRTHGPADPLPGGPSAPRERASLVVLPFANAGGNVRDEYFGIGIAEDITSALGRFGSLFVISPLTSYTLRGPDGDPRRVAADLRVQYVVHGTIRREGKRLRLAVNLIDASTGAHVWGRQFDRELSDVFAVQDDVVGMVVATLVSRVEAAATVRMRRAPTESLVAYDYFLRGREYHHRWTREDNTRAMEMLERAIALDPVFALAHAWLACALFQRTFFEPDHTLVTRCWDAIQRAYALDDGESEVHRMLSAFHLQWKELDKADFHAERALALNPNNDRMVCQMGELATYSGRPGEGERWLDRALRLNPQHPVPRYWLRLAQALYHQGRFDEALTAVRREPLPVPHQLTYLAAILARLGRRDEAAAVVQRIWAADPHADVDALVRPLPYRRAEDVEQVAEALRLAGLPG comes from the coding sequence TTGGCGTCAATTCGCTCGCCTCGACCGATCGCGGCCGCCGCCCTGAAGATCTCTCTCCTGGGCCGTCTCCGGATCGTGCGCGCCGGTCGCGCCGTCGATCTTCAGAGCAAGAAGGCGCAGGCGCTTCTCGGGTACCTCGCCCTTCCCCCGGGCCGGCGTCACGCGCGGGTGCATCTCGCCGCGCTGCTCTGGGGCGGCATGGGCGACGAGCAGGCGCGCCACAACCTGCGCCAGTGCCTGTCGGTGCTGCGCCGCGCGCTCGGTGACCGGGCGGTGGTCGGCGAGGGAAACCAGGTCTACCTCGAGGCGGCTGCGGTCGAGGTCGACGTCGCGACCCTGGAGCAGGCCGATGGGGCGAGCGCGGCCGGGTTCGGGGACGGCGATCTTCTCGAGGGACTCAGCGTGGGTGAGGAGGCCTTCGACGAGTGGCTCGCCGACCAGCGCGCACGGCTCCGGGCCCTCGCCTGCGACCGCCTCGGCCAGCTCGCCGCCGATCGGGCGGCCGCCGGGGCCGTAGACGACGCCATCGAAACCGGGCGGCGGCTGCTCGCACAGGATCCCGCGAACGAGGACGCGCATCGCCTGCTGATGGGCCTCTACGCGCGGGCCGGTCGTCGGTCGGCGGCCGTCCGCCAGTACGACGCGTGCGTGGCGGCGCTGCAGCGGCACCTCGGGGTCGCCCCCAGCGCCGAGACGATGCGCCTCCGCGAGACGCTCCGGACCCACGGACCGGCCGATCCGCTGCCCGGCGGCCCATCGGCGCCTCGCGAGCGCGCCTCGCTCGTGGTGCTGCCGTTCGCGAACGCCGGTGGCAACGTCCGGGACGAGTATTTCGGGATCGGGATCGCCGAGGACATCACCTCGGCCCTCGGCCGCTTCGGCTCTCTGTTCGTGATCTCCCCCTTGACCAGCTACACGCTGCGCGGGCCGGACGGCGACCCCAGGCGTGTCGCCGCCGACCTGCGGGTGCAGTACGTGGTCCACGGAACCATCAGACGAGAGGGCAAGCGCCTGCGCCTCGCCGTCAATCTCATCGATGCATCGACTGGGGCGCACGTCTGGGGACGGCAATTCGACCGCGAGCTGTCCGACGTGTTCGCCGTGCAGGACGACGTCGTCGGGATGGTCGTCGCCACGCTGGTGAGCCGCGTGGAGGCGGCGGCGACCGTGCGGATGCGACGGGCGCCGACCGAGAGCCTCGTGGCCTACGACTACTTCCTTCGCGGCCGGGAGTATCACCACCGCTGGACGCGGGAAGACAACACCCGGGCCATGGAGATGCTGGAGCGTGCCATCGCCCTCGACCCGGTCTTTGCGCTCGCGCACGCGTGGCTGGCGTGCGCGCTCTTCCAGCGGACGTTCTTCGAGCCCGACCACACGCTGGTGACCCGCTGCTGGGACGCCATTCAGCGCGCATACGCGCTCGACGACGGCGAGAGCGAGGTGCACCGCATGCTCTCCGCGTTCCATCTCCAGTGGAAGGAGTTGGACAAGGCGGACTTCCATGCCGAGCGCGCGCTGGCCCTGAATCCCAACAACGACCGGATGGTCTGCCAGATGGGAGAGCTGGCCACGTATTCCGGCCGGCCCGGCGAAGGGGAGCGCTGGCTGGATCGCGCGCTCCGCCTCAACCCCCAGCATCCGGTGCCCAGGTACTGGCTGCGGCTTGCCCAGGCCCTCTACCACCAGGGTCGGTTCGACGAAGCGCTGACGGCGGTACGGCGAGAGCCGCTTCCGGTGCCCCATCAGCTCACGTACCTGGCCGCGATCCTGGCCAGACTGGGCCGGCGCGACGAGGCGGCGGCGGTGGTGCAGCGGATCTGGGCCGCCGACCCGCACGCGGACGTCGATGCGCTCGTGCGCCCGCTGCCGTACCGGCGGGCGGAGGACGTCGAGCAGGTGGCGGAGGCGCTGCGGCTCGCCGGACTGCCCGGCTAG